GATGTTCTCCCctcagataaaaacaaaaacaaaaacaaattaaaaaatatctaatcACATTCAATCGCCAattagaaaagtaaaattaagaatgcagaattaaaatattaagaaaataaaatgttataaaaagtcTTTATAATAACACAAAGGAGAATTCATGTCatgaattaatgaaaaaaacaagaaccaCACTGATTCGCGTCTCCCTGTTGTCTCCCTGTTGTGAGCGTTTCCGCCAGTCGCGGTCGTGGGCCAGAGAAACAAAATGACGGCCGAGGAAATAAGAATTTTTCCAGTCTGACAGCTGGGACTCAAAGAACACCTGCGCGGGCAAAACAACCTGATGCTAGGATGGTAGGGCGACACAGGATTTTGTGAGatagtttatgtgtgtgtatgtgctttcaGATGTTCCTTTATTAACTTTTGAACATATTGTAGCAGGATGAACTTAcaccaaattatttttatcccaTTTTAACACCGTTGAGTTAAAGCCGTTACTCCGTAGCTTGGTGTTGAAGACCGGCAGATGTCCTCCCAAAGACTTGCAGAACATAGAAGCCTCGTTCCAAGAGAGACTAAGACCTTGGTAGAGTGTCCATCGGGCTGCTGTAGTTCCTAAACCAAACAGGGAATAGCTTGTTCAGTATGAACCTCCATTAACATGgaacaaaaaatgtacagtttccgtggagaaaaaaatcagttagcTGGTTATTGAGCACGTGGGACTGTCTTTGTAATAAAAGAACGATATTTGAATTGTAgtctttttcttgaaattgtaAACTGTAAAGGCATCACAAAGCTTAAATATTTAATAGGAACCACCTTTAGATAATGCTACGGCtttatgctcctcgaggagtaacaaggaatgaactGAACTGAGTTTTAGATAAAGGAAGTCTCAGAACCATGTATcgtgaagagagaaaaatcctATAAGcatgtaataaaatattgactATGGAATTAATGAAAATCCTTTAGGTTAATCAATATCTCTATGGCGCTGGTTGCAACAGCaaagaagaagggaagaaaaacaagaacaataaagGAAAACTTCAActaaacagaaacaataaaacagaaagacagaaaaaaataaaaggaaagaagaaagaaaaaaaaaaaaaccaaataagcGGTAGTATTTCAGTTCTATTTTCGTTTTGAAGTATAAGTATATAGACATAGTAGTCTGACACAACCATTACGCAATTCATGAACGGATTTAATCTCCAGCATAGACAACTTGTactaaaaacatgtaaaaaatcTTTATCGTTGTATTGAAATGTTTCCCAAAATACTGAGAATTCAACTGAAATATACACACAAGAACGTTTGCAAGGGTTTGTGTGAGTCTAGTAATAGCAATAACCTTAGCAGCTATCTATTCTATAAaaattcaagagaaaaaaaatcaacaaatgcAGTCAAAGTGTTTTAAAACGGTTACAACCATCACacttagaaaggaagaaaaacattgtCAACAACCTTCGTAGCAGATCATACACGGGATCTgaagcatcatcatcagaagcCAGCACCAATGAGCACCTCTCCATCTTCTGCTCGCCATGTTGTGGCTGCTGGCAGGACCTGGCGCTGTCCTGGATGTTGCTGAAGAGGTCACGTGGCCACGAGAGGACGTCACGCGCGAGACCAATCAACGTGCGGTGGTTGTGATAACAATCCAGGCGTGTGACGACAAGGTTCTAACGATCTGTTTGCATGATACTGTTCTCAGGGAGGGAGGTGGTGTCGCAATGAGTCCGAGGGTGTGGACAAACTTTTGTTTGATACATTGAAACGGAAACAACACAACTTGCTGCGTTGGTGGAGTTACAGGAATTGCAAGACGAGGGACGATTTtcaaaagataaagataaatgaTAGTAATTACATTTTGTAACCAGGGTGGTGTGTCAGTGGCTGTCGGTGCCCTACTGGGTACTTGACCCCAAACTTGACCTCATTGATGCTGGCTTTACCTGGTCCGCTGGATTCAACTGCTCGAGGTTTCCAAAGTATCACTGACTAGAATGTTTGGTCCGAGAGAGCACATGCTTTAGTGGTAGTTGGTGGATGctcatgtatttttctttagaaaacagtaaataagAACTGGTAGAGTGTGGATATGGATACATAACCCTGAGAGAGTGCCCACAGATGTCCAAGTGAGTGTCGCTGCTAGTCTCTGTGTCACGGCGTGTGTCGACTTGCCAGTCCATGTCGCCCCTTGCTAGTGCTGACTGTTCATTCTCCAActataaactgtaaatatttgtacCCACGTATGCGTGAACTCTAAAATTGACAGATGTCGACACTTCAGAAGATGATCGACATTAAAGaacatgttttaaacattataaactTCTTTACAATCAATTACAAGTGGTGATAATTACACATGGCTGCTATACAGTTCAGTTTAACAAGCACTCAAGAAAGCATTCAAGTATGTGGTCatagtttctctctctttgtctttcttccacAGTAAACAACTGGCAAAACGCGACTCAATAGgatcaacaacaaataatataatgtccggtgtattttgtattttcagtcaATATTTGTCACTTTCTTGTATTTGATCTTTCGTTTTGTGCATCTTCTTTTGATGAGAAATCAACATGGAAATTTGAAGCTTGTGcttaaaagcaaaatgaaaaaaactattttctggaTAGTCATCTCTCGCctcctgcttttctttcttcttgtcttctttctttcctttctagcatttttctttcattacctccttttcctttgtgtgtgtgtgtgtgtgggagtgacAGAGAGTGAGTAATACTACTTGATGGGCATTCAATACACTTAAGCTTGGTACGAAGATACAGGACAGTGATGACATGTGACACGCGCACAGTGAAGCAGTTGACACAGTCACGCGCGCTGTTAGTCACACAGGTGGAAATACCAGGTGAGGAGACAAGATCGTGAGGGAAAACCCCACGGCCTGTGAAGCTGGCCTGCAAGCTTTGCATGCTGGGTAATACCACTTAATCCTAAATACTTTCTCCTTCGTACGATtgccttttaaattttttttacaaaaggaTCATTGCAGTCTGATTATTAGTAATTACAAAGAGCAAAGTTGACTGCACGCCAGAAATCTGAAATCTTGAAATTCAAGCCCACTCGAGAAGACAAGTTTCCCAgctttttcaaaaacttttaaaggCAGCTGAAGGATTGGTTGTTCAAAGAAATTGGGCAGGGAACaagtttttaatttgaaaatagaaaaactCCGAAGTCAAATAATCACTGAAATTCTCTCCAGCTGCTACTCTTCAGTGTATAAAAGCCACATCTCGTTTTGTTCAAACCGTGACATTCGACCGTGACGACATATATGTTCTCGGGAACGTTGgccaaacatttttctctctctcctacataGATTATGATGAGATATTTCTTCTGGAGTCTGAAGCTCTTCTGACAGTATGTCATGAAACAGGATGTACTGCTGAAGTCGTTGAGGGACAGAAAGACACGTGACCTTCTCTTCCCTCCTGGTGCCACAGCCAAGAGCGTGAGAGACAGTCAGGCGACACAGAGACTCGAGAGACCGAGGCTGAGAGGCAGCCTGCTTCAAAATGTCCAGCATTTCTGTCTTTGCTCTTGTCTTGTTGTTTACGAATTTTTCCTCAAGGTGCGCACTGAGCTCAAACAATTCCCTGTTGTTACTGGCACCTGATTCTATCAGAATCTTCAAGGCCTGGACGTCTTCCACTTCAAAGGCGGCTTGAGTTGGAGATGGCATTGAGGAGGCTGAAGCAGTTCTGGTTCTGGCAGCTTCTGTCAACGGCTGGCTGATGGGTAGTTACTCCAATTTTTACGAGAAATTTTAGAAACCTTAATTCAAAATCTCTATAGACATCTAAGGAGAATCGGAGCAGTGAGTGTCCATGACGATCAGGCAGCAACGGATTGACTCCTCTGTCGACAAGTAAACTAAACAATTCACGATGACAACCATTTCCAAAATAGATAGAAGAATATACCTTGTGTTCAAACAAGATTGTTCTTCCTTTCCTATTCTGACTGTTGAAGTCAACTCCCTGAGCCTGAATTGCATCCAACAAAGCCGTCAATATTGAGTGAGGAATGTTGCTATggtgaaaaataacaaaatcaaaaagagagaaatatatgTGTACACTTGCGCCTGCGCCATACTCTAACAGTGCAATAATATAATTCCAGTTTTCATGTTTTGCTGCAAGGGTCAAAGGTGAATGACCATGTCTGTCAAGCTCGTTGATGTTTAAGCCATGTGCAAGTAAAGTTTTCGTGAACGATCTTAGCTTTTCATcacaaatgtctttttgtttagcCAGCTCATGAAAATAATGTGTCCCCGTCAATGAAACATTATCACCGATCTTCACCTCACATCGAGGAAGAAGCGCTAGTATTGCAGGCCAGTTGTTACACTGGACAGCCATTTCAAAGGCGGTCCTCCCATCGGGAGAACGGGCTTCAGGGTCGACCCCACTGTCCAGTAAGTGTTTAATAACTCTTAGAGTGCTGTTGTTAGAGtccacacattcacattctGTTGGCGGGTGTTGTGAAGCTCTCATCAGCAATGTGAAGCCTTCGCTGTCCCTTGAGTCCGGGTTTACCGGAATGTCTTGAGGTTTTGACAACAGATCCATGTTTTTATTGCTCTCAGATGAATCGCCAGGTTCCATACAGAATATTCTAGATAATCAACCGATGATACCTTGAAATAAAGTGAGATTAGCCTTTCTCCCCTTTTTATTACTTGTTGTATTCCCcacacagctgttttaaatgcCTTGTTTATTAAGGGTGTTAAAATGTAGAATCACACAATCAGTAGACAAGGCCACTGCACTGTAACCGGAGAGTCGAAGTTGTTGTTTCGAAAACAAGATATTATTGCAGCTGTTGGCCGGTGGACCTGGAACCACAAAATGTCACGATTCAGTCCTTGATGTGTTTGAGTAGttgttaaaatgtgaaaatgtttgtttgtgtgtgtgcacgcgtatGGGAAAGGCAGTACTGGATGCTAccaaatagaaaataaaatgtgtatggTATAAAAGTGAGGGTGATTTTTCTATGCGAATGTGGATGCATGGTTGTTAATAATTCAGTCTGCATAGTTATGCAATGCACTCTGAGCAGGTCCTTGGAAAAtggctatataaatcctcattattacaAGCATTTGTGTTTAGTATTTAGAGCCAAATATGTCTTTGAAGTTATGCTTACCTTTGTTTTATGATGCCTTCAGATATATAACAACGAAgaacatttaactttctttgaATCCTACCAACGATCGGATGCTTGGAAGGGTAACTATACTTTGACAGGAACTTGTTTGCGCGCCCCATTAGTCACCCAAGCAACGACTGGAACATTTGATGGCAAAGTCAATTTTAAATCAGTTTGTGGACATG
This is a stretch of genomic DNA from Pomacea canaliculata isolate SZHN2017 linkage group LG3, ASM307304v1, whole genome shotgun sequence. It encodes these proteins:
- the LOC112560792 gene encoding uncharacterized protein LOC112560792; its protein translation is MEPGDSSESNKNMDLLSKPQDIPVNPDSRDSEGFTLLMRASQHPPTECECVDSNNSTLRVIKHLLDSGVDPEARSPDGRTAFEMAVQCNNWPAILALLPRCEVKIGDNVSLTGTHYFHELAKQKDICDEKLRSFTKTLLAHGLNINELDRHGHSPLTLAAKHENWNYIIALLEYGAGASVHIYFSLFDFVIFHHSNIPHSILTALLDAIQAQGVDFNSQNRKGRTILFEHKVYSSIYFGNGCHRELFSLLVDRGVNPLLPDRHGHSLLRFSLDVYRDFELRFLKFLVKIGVTTHQPAVDRSCQNQNCFSLLNAISNSSRL